The sequence GAATACCAATGGCAGTTTCATCCTTTATTTGAGTGTTTCCTGTATCGAATAGCAATACTCTATTATATTGCACAATGGCCCTAACACAACCAATACTAATTAATATAACTTTATCTCTAACTAAAATCGTTGGCATTTGTGGTGGAAATGATGGATCGATCGTACGTAAATCACGAgcttgtaattttaattcattcgATAAACTACCCTTATAAAATCTTTCCTCTGATCTATTACCATTTATATCAATCgttaaaacatttaatgattttaatccATCCGTTGTGAAACTACTtggattttgattattattttgtgatgatgatgatgatgatgatggttttgaaaatgattcttcatcaaatattttactaattgttgatgttgttgatacAATTTTCTCATtcttttgtttattaattatatcaatattatctttACCAATTGtaccaatatttttattttctaaattattattattattattattattattattattattattattattattattattattattattattattattttcatcataatCATTATGGTTatcttctttatttaatggaTTACTTATAAATGGTGTTGATAAATTAACCTTTGTAAAATATCTTTGATTATTTGGtcgaaaaattaatttattacttttacagtttttaattaaattataatttattaatttattcattttattttattattattataattttttttttttttttacatatataatttatttcttttatttcttttttataatataatattattttttatttatttgtttatttgtttatcaCTGATGTTTTaagaaattggaaaaaaaaaaaaacgtgGGAAATcgttattttttaaattaaatttttttttttgatttttaaattaatttttttttatttttttttttttttgcaaagATAtcaaaatggtttttttttttttttttttttttcgacaTGATATCACCACAAAATATTtggttattaaatttttttttttttcgacaTGATATCATCaaaatatttgtttattaaattctttggCTTTTTCGACATGGTATCATCAAAATATTTGGTTATTAACTTCTTTTTTTCGACATGGTATCATTAAAatgtttgtttattaaattttttggttttttttattttttcttattattataattttttttttttaaatacaaaaatcttggaatttttttttttcttttttaaaaattattttgttattgttataatCAATTTTAGTGTAAGCTTACACACAGAAAAAGAAACACaccactttttttattttttttttatttttaatatttttttatttttattttttaaataatatctgATTTAGTTatataaattgtaaaatcTTTCAAAGACTAAGATGATTCTTCATTGATCGGTTTGAACACTCTCaccatttataataaatttacaaatttttttttttttattttatcttaaAATCTATCCGTcctaaaaagaaataaaatttaactgtttgtttgaaataaataaattttattattattattattattttaaaaaataatattgtagttacaaaaaaaaaaaaaaaaaaaaaaaaaaaaaaaaaatttaatttataaataaaataaataaataaataaaaaatttatattcatttttctttttattaaaaaacaaaataaaaaaaattaataaaattaaataaaatgaatagttttataaaaaatattatagttttaataataataatttttttttttttaaatgaaattaaaagtagTGAAATATGTaagaatcaattattaaaatattttgaaaataataataataataataattttttatcattagaattatcaattactataattaaaaataatggacAAATAATATATGGAAATGGAGAATTACATAAAGAgggtgaaaataaattagtaaatAATGATGGTTTAATTGGATatcaaaatgataaaattccATGGTTATCAAATGATGATCCAGAATCAGATcaaccattttcaaatttacgTACTTTTAGAGTTTATTATGGTGAATTTTATATTCATAAAGAtggttatttaattataggttcatgtaaaaataaaattgaatttacaattttatgtaatgatacaattttttcaggtttattatttgatgatttatatactattcaaattaaaactaaatcaaataataataatattaatagtaataataataataataattatacaaataatagtaatattaataataataataataataatattaatattaataataatacaaatacaaataatattaatagtaataatattgaaattaaaagtatAATAACAAATAGTTGGAGTGAAGGTAGTGGCAGTAATATTACAAAATATTCATTAGTTAAAactgtaattttaaataattcttcaaatattataaataacattaataataataataataataataataataataatattacttcATTAACATTTGGAAGTGAAAAATTAATGTTGAGAGATGATCTTAGTTTTTGGGGTGTAAATAAAGTAAtttcaccaaatttaaataataattttacaacAATTTTCTCATTACCATCTTATTCATTACCAATTTCACCAGGCAAAACTTATGAATTtggtttcattattaaaggttcaacaacaattccaattttcaaaatattttaattttattttttaaaaaaaaaaaaaaaaaaaaaaaaaagaaagaaaaaaagaaaaaaaaaaaaaaaaaaaaaagtttaagtAAAAAAGGGAAAGAACTATGGTTCACCTGTCTTTTCctaccaaaaaataaaagtaaaagtaaaaaaggTTCGCCGGTCTTTTccaaccaaaaaataaaagtaaaagtaaaaaaggGAAAGAAACATGGTTCGCCTGTCTTTTCATACcaaaaaatttttctttagaattttcaaaattttttggttgaaatttgttttaatttttttttttttgtttttgagcTTGTCACcgttccattttttttttttttaatcaaaaaattaatttttttttttttttttttaaatcaaaaacataaaaaaaacaaataatgaataaaattaatttatttataattttaacaattttaattaattgttattttgGTATTAATCAAGTTAATGGTAAATTTCATCAAGAATTAGGATGGAAACAATCATTAACAAGAGAATTTATTGATCCAAATACACCAATCACTTTTAGAATTTATgtaaaacaacaaaattttgaacaattaaaaatcaaagttCGTGATGTTTCAGACCCACACTCAAACAACTATGGTAATTATTTAAGTGTTGATGAAATTACATCAATAATTTCACCATCAAAAGAATCATTAAccttaattgaaaaatggaTTCAACCATTCAatccaattgaaattgaatacAATGATAATCAAGATTGTATGTTCATTACAATgtcaaaacaaaatattgaaaaattaatgaatattaaaatctttaaatttattcatCAAAATGGTAAAATCATTCTTCGTTCACCAATTGATCCAATTATTccttcaaatttattaaaacatattgatttaattactGGTATTAGTCATTTCCCAGTTtgtaagttttattattattatttaaaaaaaaaaaaaaaaaaaaaaaaaaaaaaaactaacttatttatttatttatttatttatttattaagataagttaaaaaataaaataaattctttatcttcatcatcatcttcatcatcagaaggtttacaaattattagtattaaagGTACAGGTGAATTTTTAACAGTTGAATATCAACCATCATGTTCACCAAATTGTAATGGTAAATATTTCCCAATGGATGTTACAGTTAAAGCATTGAATCaagtaattaataatacaattactACAAGTAATGTTGCACCAAGTTGTACAGTTACAGATGGTGTACCAGTTTGTAAAGTTTCAGCAAATTCATTTGTTTATCAACCAAGTGAAGTTTCAATAACAGATACAGTTTCAAATCAAGTATTAACATGGGATCATCCAATTGTTTCATTACCAATTGTATTACCACAAACTATTAAACAATATTACGGAATTCCAAACCATTATCAAGTTAGTCACCCAAATGCAACTCAAtgtgttgttgaatttgaacaACAATATTATTCACCAACTGATTTAGAACAATTTTTCAATAGTATGGGTTTACCAACCAATGTAAGTGTAAATGTAATTGGTTACAATGACGAAACCAATCCAGGTGTTGAAGCATCATTAgatattcaatatttaatggGTGTTGCTCCAAATGCACAAACTACATTTTGGTCAATCTATGCAAATACTTCCGctgaaattgatgatatcCTTCAATGGGCAGTTGCAATTTCAACCCATCCAAATCCACCATTAGTTAACTCCTTATCTTATGGTATGACTGAAGGTAATGTTGACACATATTTAGGTAATGGTTATATGGCAAGATCTGAAGTTGAATTTGCTAAATTAGCTGCTAGAGGTTTAACAGTTGTAATTGCAAGTGGTGATAGTGGTGCTTATGATTTAGGTGGTCCACCAATGGGTGCTAATGGTTGTGAAAATGTAAATCCAATTTTTATaatctctctctctctcttgtatatacatatattaataattttttatttttattttttatttttattttttaggcAAGAGGTGATTGGCCATCAAATTCAGAATATGTTAGTGCAGTTggttcaatttattttacacCATATTCAGCACCAATTTGTTATGATTCAGTTTCAAGTGGTGGTGTAAATTGTCAATCACTTCCAATTGGTGAAGTTGGTGTTTCAATTGATTATGGTACAATGTGGACATCAGGTGGTGGTTTCTCAAATTTCACAGAGACTGCTTACTATCAAAAAGATTTCgtaaatgaatatttaaataaattaaaagaattggatgtttcaccaccatcaaaTCTTTTCAATTCAAATGGTAGAGCATATCCAGATTTTTCAACAGTTGGTAAGAATTTATATGTTATCAATGGTGGTGAATGGTTATCAGTTGATGGTACATCTGCTTCTGCACCAATCTTTGCTGGTATGATTACAATTCTCAATGATATTAGATTAAATAAAGGTTTACCACAATTAGGTTTCCTTAATCCATTATTCTATCAAATCGCAAGAACAAATCCAGAAGCTTTCTATGATGTCGTCGTTGGTAATAATCGTTGTGGTCTCTCTGATTCTACTCCAGTTTGTTGTGATTTCGGTTATACTGCTACAACTGGTTTCGATACTGTTTCAGGTTTAGGTAGACCAGATATGTCTGTTTTAATGGAAATTAttgatcaatattaaaaaataaaataaaataaaataatcaaaaaaaaagtttatgaataattattaatcttttatttttttttttttttaacaaacaaaatcatttttttttttttttttttttttttaaaacaaattaaaatacattattattattattattattattattatttttaaatatttggtGACATAATTAAagaaccaattgaaattgcAGGATTAATTTTATGAGCatatttccaaattttcTTTTGTAATAATTCAGGACCACCAAATTCAACATCCAAGATTGGATATTGTCTAACATAAGGAGATGGATACTGAACACCTGCTTCAATTGCATTACCAAGATTTTcgtaatatttaatatcttttttagtGGTGGCACCATCttgattgaaaatgataGCTTTTGCTTCTTCATCCCAAGCTTTCCAATGAACGTATGCATGAGAGAAAACAGCCTgataaatgataaatattgAACAATCTCTAAGATcttgaatatttttaatttcatttgcaCTTTTATCAGCATTTAAACAATGTTGAACTAAATCATCTGAAACCAGTTCAATTTCATTCCATACTTTTAGAGTATCTTCTTTATTCTCTAAAAACCATTCATCAACATATTCAGTGATTGCGTCCCAAATGGCTTGACTGGAGGTATCATAAACATGacctttaattttatcattaattggtGTTGGTCTCCATTTATAAGTTGTTTGACTGAATCTCTTTTGTAGCATTTGAACTTGACCTTCATATGTGAAAGCAGCAGCTTGAGTGACAACACCATCAAGCATCGGTCTTACCACtaaccaattattaaatattacacCATCGAAATGTGGATAAagtaatttctttattggattatttataatatttctaTAAAATGCCATATTAAACATTTCCACAACAAAATGTACACCAACATGACcccaattaatattataattaaattcaaccATCATATATTTAACTTTTAAATCATTCCATTCTTTTGAATCATCAGCTTGTTGAACTATCCatccatcatcaccatcaccatcaccatcaccataaTCATTCATTCTATAtgcaattgattttataattaattcattttcattatcttcatcattatcattatgattttcattttccttAAGTTTAAATCTACAACATGTTTCTTTTGGAAACCAAACATCTTGTTTTAATTCATATCCTGATAAATCCAATCTTAATTCATAGTTCCATTCACCATAGTTATTCTCTTTACAACTTTCAACTCTAACGAAATCATTGTATGGTCTATTTGAGCCATTCAATCTTCTAGAGGTGAAAAGTTGGTCAGATACAATACTATTGTAAATTCCATTCTCGGCTGATCTAGTTTGAATATTTGGTGGTAACATCTCCATTGAATTCTTTTCACCACGTAGTAACCAATAGACTATAACAAATGCTACTAccatttcattaaattcatcatGATGTACAAAACTGTCACTTGGCATTGCAAATTTTGGTATCTTTAAATCTGGATCAAATACTGGTAGCCTATCCCAATATCTTAATCCAAACTTTGCTACTGGTTCAATCGTTacttcaaattcaatattacCAATAACTTTTTCGCTTTGTGTCATCATTTCAACAATTGgttctaaaaatttaatattttttttttccattgaattaccaataatatctttaccaattttaacactaataattgattctgttgaattaaataaaattttattttcttttataatttttaaattaattataattccattatttccaattttttccattaaactatattattaattatttttttaaaaaaaaaaaaaaaaaaaaaattaattaagagaaataattttaaaataaaaaaataaaaataaaaacttacaaTTCCATTTTTGGATCATCAATCCAActtgaattaaatgatttaaatctgGATTCTGAAATTTGAGGTGTTGTATTTGATCCTTCTACTTCAACTTCAATATGATAGTTTAAAGgatcattaaattttgttctaataactttttttttttttttttttttttttattttattagtaaattttttaattaatataataaaataaaaataaaaataaaaattaaagaataaaataaataaaaaataataaaaaaattactttttacAGTTGCAATCATtggtattaaatttaattgatttgattttttatctaaatataaatctaatatttcttttcttgTAGCTTTTCTAGCTTGTTTATctgaataattaattaatgataataaaaaatctcttgatactttattaattttattattaataaactccatttttatttctttttattatttttttttttattatttttttttaatgtgaaTATATTAATGTTTGATGGTGAGGtgagatttaattgattttttttttttttttggttttttttttttttaatttcatttaattttattttatttttattatttttttttttttttctttttttttttttttttttttttttttgtagtttcctttttttttttttttttttttatttattttcctttttttatttctttattccTTAGTATTTTTCTATTAAACTATGGTAGTGGC comes from Dictyostelium discoideum AX4 chromosome 2 chromosome, whole genome shotgun sequence and encodes:
- a CDS encoding peptidase C53 family protein yields the protein MNKINLFIILTILINCYFGINQVNGKFHQELGWKQSLTREFIDPNTPITFRIYVKQQNFEQLKIKVRDVSDPHSNNYGNYLSVDEITSIISPSKESLTLIEKWIQPFNPIEIEYNDNQDCMFITMSKQNIEKLMNIKIFKFIHQNGKIILRSPIDPIIPSNLLKHIDLITGISHFPVYKLKNKINSLSSSSSSSSEGLQIISIKGTGEFLTVEYQPSCSPNCNGKYFPMDVTVKALNQVINNTITTSNVAPSCTVTDGVPVCKVSANSFVYQPSEVSITDTVSNQVLTWDHPIVSLPIVLPQTIKQYYGIPNHYQVSHPNATQCVVEFEQQYYSPTDLEQFFNSMGLPTNVSVNVIGYNDETNPGVEASLDIQYLMGVAPNAQTTFWSIYANTSAEIDDILQWAVAISTHPNPPLVNSLSYGMTEGNVDTYLGNGYMARSEVEFAKLAARGLTVVIASGDSGAYDLGGPPMGANGCENARGDWPSNSEYVSAVGSIYFTPYSAPICYDSVSSGGVNCQSLPIGEVGVSIDYGTMWTSGGGFSNFTETAYYQKDFVNEYLNKLKELDVSPPSNLFNSNGRAYPDFSTVGKNLYVINGGEWLSVDGTSASAPIFAGMITILNDIRLNKGLPQLGFLNPLFYQIARTNPEAFYDVVVGNNRCGLSDSTPVCCDFGYTATTGFDTVSGLGRPDMSVLMEIIDQY